The following are encoded together in the Phragmites australis chromosome 19, lpPhrAust1.1, whole genome shotgun sequence genome:
- the LOC133900611 gene encoding uncharacterized protein LOC133900611 — protein sequence MAPCSSSSSSPRPPTPLLLFLLLLSSFLAASALADSSSGSSNATTAAATWTPRLRKTFLDDGSFAAGTRLWRGRRLVGRFQVCAVCTCCGGPHGMCIPAPCCYAINCNIPNRPFGVCSFTPRTCNCLNCHL from the exons ATGGCTCcctgttcctcttcctcctcgtcacCACGGCCACCcacccctctcctcctcttcctcctcctcctctcttccttcCTCGCTGCATCAGCTCTG GCTGACAgtagcagcggcagcagcaatgcgacgacggcggcggcgacgtggACGCCGCGGCTGAGGAAGACGTTCTTGGACGACGGCAGCTTCGCGGCGGGGACGCGGCTGTGGCGCGGCCGGCGGCTGGTGGGTAGGTTCCAGGTGTGCGCGGTGTGCACGTGCTGCGGGGGGCCGCACGGGATGTGCATCCCGGCGCCGTGCTGCTACGCCATCAACTGCAACATCCCCAACCGCCCCTTCGGCGTCTGCTCCTTCACCCCCCGCACCTGCAACTGCCTCAATTGCCACCTGTAG